One window of Chloroflexus aggregans DSM 9485 genomic DNA carries:
- a CDS encoding DUF2298 domain-containing protein — protein MRQALNRSAVWVVRLGLAAILLLALYFRTLNLFDWDSGTGQHPDERFFTYVASTVRLPSDLGEFYDSSRSPLNPRNYEQFPLYVYGPLPIMLTRVVAVMLTPAEVLPAQVPSIEGPPRLGADPTAPQERRTDYGPPVANPERNWPRFLPLLWWLNPDGVNLTTYSEIVKIGRALAVVFDLGSVVLVYLIGRRLFGRRIGLLAALLTALTVMHIQQSHFFVDPAFSTFFCLLALYWTVRAAQGGGVGVYVALGMSIGAATANRITMATIGGLAIVAAFIAAQRALRGQRWHALFDRFWQREMWLLVVAGIATVLTFRGLAPDAFIGSRPDSPLIDSPSILDGAGFFDIRLDPRFRENLITVRALVTGEYDFPPGQQWVGRPAYLFPWQNMVLWGMGLPLGLAAWGGWLLFAGRYVRRGGWQWAVHPSAQIGRPWHPAWVLWVWVAFYFGWQGSQFAITMRYLLPIYGALTVLGAWALVVLGRWGRRRATKAVASLRSWAVVAGRGLAWAARWALPVVLIATALWAYAFSRIYTVPHSRVQAARWLAEHAPPGSFVISERWDDPLPLQATANAAWGITFFGIDSSPYAEDEPAKYVGQGGEPGLLDQLDRADYITLTSNRVYDSTSRLRMRYPALMRYYHSLFTGELGFELVAEITSYPTVLGIRLPDWMAEEAFTVYDHPRVLIFRKTPLYSRERAEQLITAEVEWGEVYKSPLQIADRNPTALRLTDSVWPRYAAGGDWWSWLGTNPFAPLLWVFWIEALGLAVFALIGPHLHRLPDRGFTLAKISGLLLVAYLAWLAGSLQLAPFAPVTLWTIGIGLLGIGAVVGWRARYTLRRIWQERLPALLIAETLFIGFLLLGVTLRWFNPDLWHPARGGEKPMDFAYLNAVLRSAAFPPLDPWHAGGYINYYYFGFVLVGALIHLSGVAPAVGYNLAVATIFALTAFGAFGVVYNLLAPRLPQLRRERTAVVAGVLAPGLMLLLGNLAQAGWFLSGYAAKQAAKGRLEWAFWDATRITPGTINEFPFFTFLFADLHAHMIVMPLSLAALGLGLAWVRTGGATHWWLIGWLGLVAGAIRATNTWDYPTFVGVAGLLLAVATARHQRRAGWGWPATVLVALGVGVAPALIGNLLFAPFIANFATDSSGIEVWRGAGATLLAAILAAERTTTSQLVQIGGHWLAIWLIVIGLWTWRRGISLLIVASLLAVFLIALVFNVPAIVPLVGLLVVSIWLLWRMRQWPFTVLIPALWALGGIGLWVLVEVVVVRGDVGRMNTVFKFGLHAWMLLALATAAAMPWLWAATARLAHQWCWSLRAGVGLLLAAGLVYPLTATPARLADRWDRDAPHTLDGMAFFANITAARNGPAYSLDEDAAVIDWLRRNARGTPIILEAHQPSYQWAGRIATFTGLPTILGWEWHQIQQRSAVNAGPVITHRQQTIATIYNTPDPDTALDALRRYGVEYVYIGGVERQLYSAEGLAKFAALAARGDLILAFQQGESVLYRVRSPGQPRMLTNDLPIRPPSKRTTPALELAQPVQELPAVGRLGWNALLNEQQWLAVVAWLLVWYVIAGLGALPAYTALGRYGLAWARPVGLIMLGYAIWLPTSLGIWRYDTVGLIGGLAAMVGLNLALWGRGIRPHRAAWRAIVPAELIFLAGFAAMTLIRALNPDLWHPVWGGEKPMEQGFLNAILRSPVMPPYDPFYSNGYINYYYYGLYLMSLPIKILGLDSAIGFNLALATLFGILLAGAYELGQQLGGRRRYGIVALALIGLAGNLTAILAAGWSQGVSGLRLLLSGNAELLGDWFVGPSRVIPYTINEFPLFSFLYADLHPHLITLPLSLLAIGCAWRLIERHHIQSRSLWMLTALTLGTLAATNSWDFPTYSLLSGIAIIAGAVRWHGWRWPALTSAMVKAIGLGVGSLLLFAPFFDRYWPMVRGIGLVTTHATLPFAYFLLYGLPLVIIVPVVCGAAVKRWQRFLPGRAWALLLSGIGVVLIVGAALPELALRFILLVILSLTSVLLVRRATGAPAWYALLLAWLAWAVSLGVEIVYIRDHLDGSDWYRMNTVFKFGLHIWVLLSLAAAGLLPRLLQWLNRRGGQPARAAMLTILAIPALMAASYLPVAIPSRIVTRFPVTTGLTLDGMAFMQHATFTYDCNAFGGCAPDTSMVQVDLSGDAAAIRWLNQQIVGTPVIVQSSLWFYRAYGIRVAAATGLPTVISALHADEQRDPVVTGRRVRDIETFYTTSDPETALRILARYNVDYVYVGGVEHAFYPQGMTKFAALRDRYLRPVYEQDGVAIYAVTGLPDSYRLLRAETTSVVQPVPPPPPPNEPSVDVSELEAAVAADPTNGSLAFGLADVYRQQGRLSEAAQVLATAAAANPSDVGLHHLWGDILADLGRYDEAEKAYLAAVQASPTAGNYNKLATALIDWGRLDKAEIALGQAMSIDPALPDPYFQLARLFMLRNQPVLARDALQRYLQLAPDGRWAGEATVMLRNLEGGQP, from the coding sequence GTGCGACAGGCTCTCAATCGCTCCGCTGTATGGGTCGTCCGCCTTGGGCTGGCGGCCATTTTACTGTTGGCACTCTACTTCCGTACTCTCAACCTTTTTGATTGGGATAGCGGTACCGGTCAGCATCCTGACGAGCGCTTTTTTACCTACGTTGCCTCGACCGTCCGTCTGCCGAGTGATCTCGGTGAATTCTACGACTCAAGCCGTTCACCGCTTAACCCACGTAATTACGAACAATTTCCGCTCTATGTCTATGGGCCGCTGCCGATTATGCTGACGCGGGTAGTTGCTGTCATGCTGACGCCTGCCGAGGTGTTGCCGGCCCAGGTACCCTCCATTGAAGGTCCGCCACGACTTGGCGCCGATCCGACAGCGCCACAAGAACGGCGAACCGATTACGGGCCGCCGGTGGCAAACCCTGAACGGAACTGGCCGCGCTTCCTGCCGCTACTCTGGTGGCTTAATCCTGATGGCGTCAATTTAACCACCTATAGTGAGATTGTAAAGATCGGCCGTGCCTTAGCCGTCGTGTTTGATCTCGGTAGTGTGGTGCTCGTCTACTTGATCGGCAGACGGCTGTTTGGTCGGCGCATCGGTTTGCTCGCCGCCCTGTTGACGGCGCTGACGGTCATGCATATTCAGCAGAGCCACTTTTTCGTTGATCCGGCTTTTTCGACGTTTTTCTGCTTACTGGCGCTGTATTGGACGGTACGTGCGGCACAGGGTGGCGGTGTCGGTGTGTATGTCGCGTTGGGGATGAGTATCGGCGCGGCAACGGCGAACCGGATAACCATGGCGACGATCGGTGGTTTGGCGATTGTCGCAGCGTTCATCGCGGCACAGCGTGCGTTGCGGGGGCAACGTTGGCACGCGCTGTTTGATCGTTTCTGGCAACGTGAGATGTGGTTGCTCGTCGTTGCCGGGATTGCTACAGTACTAACGTTTCGAGGCTTAGCGCCTGATGCGTTTATCGGTTCACGACCCGATTCACCGCTTATCGATAGCCCATCGATCTTGGATGGTGCCGGATTTTTTGATATTCGACTTGATCCACGCTTTCGCGAAAATCTGATCACAGTGCGCGCATTGGTAACCGGCGAGTATGATTTCCCCCCCGGGCAGCAGTGGGTAGGACGGCCAGCTTACCTGTTCCCGTGGCAAAATATGGTGCTTTGGGGAATGGGTCTGCCGTTGGGATTAGCGGCGTGGGGGGGCTGGTTGCTCTTTGCCGGGCGTTATGTTCGGCGCGGCGGGTGGCAGTGGGCCGTGCATCCATCGGCACAGATCGGGCGTCCGTGGCATCCGGCATGGGTGCTATGGGTGTGGGTTGCCTTCTACTTCGGTTGGCAGGGTAGCCAGTTTGCCATCACGATGCGCTATCTATTACCGATCTACGGTGCGCTGACCGTGCTGGGGGCGTGGGCGCTGGTCGTGCTAGGGCGCTGGGGGCGTCGGCGCGCGACGAAAGCCGTAGCGTCGTTACGTTCGTGGGCAGTGGTTGCCGGCCGTGGGTTAGCTTGGGCAGCGCGCTGGGCTTTGCCGGTGGTATTGATTGCGACTGCGCTTTGGGCTTATGCCTTCTCCCGTATCTATACGGTGCCTCATTCGCGGGTACAAGCGGCTCGTTGGTTGGCCGAACACGCCCCGCCCGGAAGTTTTGTGATCTCGGAACGTTGGGATGATCCGCTGCCGCTCCAAGCTACCGCCAATGCGGCGTGGGGGATTACCTTCTTTGGAATCGACTCATCACCGTATGCCGAAGACGAACCGGCTAAGTATGTCGGTCAAGGCGGTGAGCCTGGTTTGCTCGATCAACTCGACCGTGCCGATTATATCACCCTCACGAGTAACCGGGTTTACGATAGCACGTCGCGCTTGCGTATGCGCTACCCGGCGCTCATGCGGTATTACCATAGCCTGTTTACCGGTGAACTCGGCTTTGAATTAGTCGCAGAAATCACCTCCTACCCGACCGTGCTCGGGATTCGGTTGCCCGACTGGATGGCCGAAGAGGCGTTCACCGTCTACGATCATCCCCGTGTGTTGATCTTTCGCAAAACACCGCTCTATAGCCGCGAGCGAGCCGAGCAATTGATTACGGCTGAGGTTGAGTGGGGGGAAGTCTATAAATCACCGCTCCAGATTGCCGATCGCAATCCGACGGCGCTGCGCTTGACCGATAGTGTTTGGCCACGTTATGCAGCCGGTGGCGATTGGTGGTCTTGGCTGGGTACCAATCCGTTTGCGCCATTGCTCTGGGTGTTCTGGATCGAGGCGCTTGGTTTGGCCGTTTTCGCCCTGATCGGACCACACCTACACCGGTTACCCGATCGCGGCTTCACCCTTGCTAAGATTAGTGGCTTGCTCCTGGTTGCGTATCTGGCATGGCTGGCCGGCAGCTTGCAGCTTGCGCCCTTTGCCCCTGTTACCTTGTGGACGATAGGTATAGGGTTGTTGGGGATAGGTGCAGTTGTCGGTTGGCGCGCACGTTACACCTTGCGTCGTATTTGGCAAGAGCGTTTGCCGGCGCTGCTGATAGCCGAGACGCTCTTCATCGGCTTTCTGCTGCTCGGCGTGACGTTGCGTTGGTTCAACCCCGATCTGTGGCATCCGGCCCGTGGTGGGGAAAAGCCGATGGATTTCGCTTATCTGAACGCCGTCTTGCGCAGTGCGGCGTTTCCTCCTCTCGACCCGTGGCACGCTGGTGGCTACATTAATTATTACTATTTTGGGTTTGTGCTCGTTGGGGCCTTGATCCATCTCAGCGGGGTCGCCCCGGCAGTTGGCTATAATCTCGCTGTAGCCACAATCTTTGCCCTAACCGCATTCGGTGCATTTGGCGTCGTCTATAATCTCCTCGCTCCGCGTCTCCCGCAACTCCGGCGTGAACGTACTGCCGTAGTGGCCGGTGTGCTTGCACCGGGATTGATGTTGTTGCTCGGTAATCTGGCCCAAGCCGGTTGGTTCCTGAGTGGGTATGCTGCCAAACAGGCAGCGAAGGGTCGGCTGGAGTGGGCTTTCTGGGATGCGACACGCATTACTCCGGGGACAATTAACGAGTTTCCGTTTTTTACCTTCCTCTTTGCCGATCTGCACGCACATATGATCGTGATGCCACTCAGCCTGGCTGCGTTAGGCTTGGGGCTGGCGTGGGTGCGTACAGGTGGAGCCACTCATTGGTGGTTGATAGGGTGGTTGGGTTTGGTTGCCGGTGCGATCCGTGCCACCAATACGTGGGATTACCCGACGTTTGTTGGGGTGGCCGGTTTGTTGTTGGCGGTGGCGACCGCACGCCACCAACGGCGTGCCGGTTGGGGATGGCCGGCGACGGTCTTAGTCGCACTAGGAGTTGGTGTAGCACCGGCACTCATCGGGAATCTACTCTTTGCTCCATTTATTGCCAACTTTGCGACCGACTCGAGTGGGATCGAGGTGTGGCGTGGCGCGGGTGCTACCTTACTAGCGGCAATCCTCGCTGCCGAACGAACGACAACGAGTCAGCTTGTACAGATCGGCGGTCATTGGTTGGCGATCTGGTTGATCGTGATCGGGTTGTGGACGTGGCGGCGCGGAATCTCCTTACTAATCGTAGCAAGCTTGTTGGCGGTTTTCTTGATCGCACTAGTGTTTAACGTACCGGCCATTGTTCCGTTGGTTGGCCTACTGGTCGTATCTATCTGGTTACTCTGGCGGATGCGGCAGTGGCCTTTCACCGTTCTGATACCTGCACTGTGGGCACTCGGCGGGATCGGGTTATGGGTGTTGGTTGAGGTCGTCGTGGTACGCGGCGATGTGGGCCGGATGAATACCGTCTTCAAATTCGGTCTCCATGCATGGATGCTATTAGCATTAGCTACCGCAGCGGCAATGCCATGGTTGTGGGCGGCGACAGCACGGTTGGCGCATCAATGGTGTTGGTCATTGCGTGCTGGGGTGGGTCTGCTGCTAGCTGCCGGGTTGGTCTACCCGCTTACTGCTACCCCTGCTCGTCTTGCCGATCGCTGGGATCGCGACGCGCCGCATACCCTCGACGGTATGGCTTTTTTTGCCAATATCACCGCTGCACGTAACGGTCCGGCGTACTCACTCGATGAAGATGCTGCCGTCATTGATTGGCTCCGGCGCAACGCGCGTGGAACGCCGATTATCCTCGAAGCACACCAACCTTCGTACCAGTGGGCCGGACGAATTGCAACCTTCACCGGTTTACCCACCATTCTCGGTTGGGAATGGCACCAGATTCAGCAGCGGAGTGCCGTGAATGCCGGACCGGTCATTACACATCGGCAGCAGACGATTGCAACCATTTATAACACACCCGATCCCGATACCGCACTGGATGCCCTGCGTCGTTATGGAGTTGAGTACGTCTATATCGGTGGGGTCGAGCGACAACTGTACAGCGCTGAAGGACTGGCCAAATTTGCTGCGCTCGCCGCACGTGGCGACTTGATCCTTGCCTTCCAACAGGGCGAGAGCGTGCTGTATCGCGTGCGTTCGCCGGGTCAACCACGGATGCTGACCAACGATCTACCGATTCGCCCGCCGAGCAAACGTACCACACCGGCCCTAGAATTAGCCCAACCGGTTCAAGAGTTGCCGGCTGTTGGGCGATTGGGTTGGAATGCGTTGTTGAACGAACAGCAGTGGTTGGCGGTTGTGGCATGGCTACTGGTGTGGTACGTAATCGCCGGCCTGGGGGCATTGCCGGCATACACGGCACTAGGCCGGTATGGTTTGGCGTGGGCGCGTCCGGTCGGGTTGATTATGCTCGGCTATGCGATCTGGCTACCGACGAGCCTTGGCATATGGCGCTACGATACGGTGGGGCTGATCGGTGGTTTGGCCGCGATGGTCGGCCTTAACCTTGCGCTCTGGGGGCGTGGTATTCGGCCTCATCGTGCTGCATGGCGAGCGATCGTGCCCGCTGAACTGATCTTTCTCGCCGGGTTTGCGGCGATGACGTTGATCCGTGCGCTTAATCCCGACCTGTGGCATCCGGTTTGGGGTGGCGAGAAACCGATGGAGCAAGGGTTCCTCAATGCGATCCTGCGTAGTCCGGTGATGCCACCCTACGATCCGTTCTACAGCAATGGGTACATCAACTATTATTACTACGGTCTCTACCTGATGTCGCTGCCGATCAAGATACTCGGTCTCGATTCGGCGATTGGCTTTAATCTAGCGCTGGCTACACTCTTTGGCATACTGTTGGCGGGGGCCTATGAGCTAGGGCAACAATTAGGTGGTCGGCGACGGTATGGGATTGTCGCGTTAGCGTTGATCGGGTTGGCCGGTAATCTGACAGCGATACTTGCCGCAGGCTGGTCGCAAGGTGTCAGTGGTTTGCGTCTGCTGCTGAGCGGTAATGCTGAACTCCTTGGGGATTGGTTTGTCGGGCCTAGTCGAGTCATTCCGTACACTATCAATGAGTTTCCGCTCTTCAGTTTTCTCTATGCCGATCTCCATCCGCATCTCATCACCCTTCCTCTCTCGTTGTTGGCGATTGGGTGTGCATGGCGACTGATCGAGCGACACCATATACAGTCTCGTTCACTCTGGATGCTGACGGCACTGACCCTGGGCACGCTAGCGGCGACCAATTCGTGGGATTTTCCGACCTACAGCTTGCTATCAGGGATAGCGATTATTGCCGGTGCGGTGCGATGGCATGGATGGCGCTGGCCGGCACTCACGTCGGCGATGGTCAAAGCTATTGGGTTAGGTGTCGGGTCGCTCTTGCTCTTCGCTCCCTTCTTCGACCGTTACTGGCCAATGGTTCGTGGGATTGGCCTGGTAACGACGCACGCCACACTACCATTTGCTTACTTCCTGCTGTATGGTCTGCCACTCGTAATCATTGTGCCGGTGGTCTGCGGAGCAGCCGTAAAACGCTGGCAGCGCTTCCTACCGGGGCGTGCATGGGCATTGTTGTTGAGCGGGATAGGGGTAGTTCTGATTGTCGGTGCGGCATTGCCAGAGCTGGCTTTGCGTTTTATCCTCCTCGTTATTCTTAGTCTCACCAGTGTGCTGTTGGTGCGACGGGCTACCGGGGCGCCGGCATGGTATGCTCTCCTCCTTGCCTGGTTAGCGTGGGCCGTATCGTTGGGGGTTGAGATCGTCTATATCCGTGACCATCTCGACGGCAGCGATTGGTATCGCATGAACACGGTTTTTAAATTTGGGTTGCATATTTGGGTGTTACTCAGCCTTGCGGCTGCCGGCCTCTTACCAAGACTGTTGCAGTGGTTGAACCGGCGCGGTGGTCAACCGGCCCGTGCGGCGATGTTGACCATCTTGGCGATACCGGCGCTGATGGCAGCGAGCTATCTCCCGGTTGCCATTCCTTCGCGGATTGTCACCCGCTTCCCGGTCACGACCGGTCTGACGCTCGATGGGATGGCTTTTATGCAGCACGCTACTTTCACCTACGACTGCAATGCGTTTGGCGGCTGTGCGCCGGATACTTCGATGGTGCAGGTCGATCTCAGCGGTGATGCGGCGGCGATCCGCTGGCTCAACCAGCAGATTGTTGGAACACCGGTCATTGTTCAATCGAGCCTCTGGTTCTACCGTGCCTATGGTATTCGGGTTGCTGCCGCCACCGGCCTGCCAACGGTCATCAGTGCGTTGCACGCCGACGAACAGCGTGATCCGGTCGTCACCGGTCGGCGGGTTCGCGATATTGAAACCTTCTACACCACGAGTGACCCGGAAACAGCGTTGCGGATTCTCGCCCGTTACAACGTTGATTATGTCTATGTTGGTGGAGTTGAGCATGCCTTCTATCCTCAAGGCATGACCAAGTTCGCAGCGTTGCGCGATCGCTATTTACGACCGGTGTACGAACAAGATGGGGTAGCGATCTATGCCGTAACCGGCTTGCCCGACAGTTACCGTCTGTTGCGTGCCGAGACGACGTCGGTGGTGCAGCCGGTACCACCGCCACCACCTCCTAACGAACCATCGGTGGATGTGTCCGAGTTAGAGGCTGCCGTTGCTGCCGATCCGACCAATGGTTCTCTTGCCTTTGGTTTAGCCGATGTGTATCGCCAACAAGGACGGCTGAGTGAGGCGGCGCAGGTGTTGGCGACGGCTGCTGCGGCCAACCCCAGTGATGTCGGTTTACATCATCTGTGGGGTGACATCTTGGCCGATCTTGGGCGGTATGACGAAGCAGAGAAAGCGTATCTGGCAGCGGTACAGGCTAGTCCCACTGCCGGCAACTACAACAAATTAGCGACAGCGTTGATCGATTGGGGGCGGCTCGATAAGGCTGAGATTGCCCTAGGGCAGGCGATGAGCATTGATCCGGCCTTACCTGATCCGTATTTTCAGCTTGCCCGCCTGTTCATGCTCCGCAACCAGCCCGTCCTCGCCAGAGATGCGCTACAGCGCTATTTGCAGTTGGCCCCTGATGGACGCTGGGCTGGGGAAGCAACGGTGATGCTGCGCAACCTCGAAGGGGGGCAGCCATGA
- a CDS encoding (2Fe-2S) ferredoxin domain-containing protein, translating into MVRLYLCMGPNCRSRGAAELRMALEQALWQHGLLDRVECISSGCQDHCQIGPNLLLQPGGRCWHGVTLQQISALVAVLADTGV; encoded by the coding sequence ATGGTTCGCCTCTATTTGTGTATGGGTCCCAATTGCCGCAGTCGTGGTGCGGCAGAGCTGCGTATGGCGCTCGAACAGGCCCTCTGGCAACATGGATTGCTTGATCGGGTTGAATGTATCAGCAGCGGCTGCCAAGATCACTGTCAGATCGGGCCGAATCTGCTGCTGCAGCCCGGTGGACGGTGCTGGCACGGCGTTACTCTTCAGCAGATTAGTGCCTTAGTAGCCGTATTGGCCGATACCGGTGTATAA
- a CDS encoding 2-oxoacid:ferredoxin oxidoreductase subunit beta: MTTVPITSTPVVFKAADYRSDLKPIWCPGCGDFGVLAAIQQALVALQINPKDLAVVSGIGCSSRLPGFLQAYGLHTVHGRALPAAVGLKTARPDLTVMAVGGDGDFFSIGLGHLPHAARRDLDITVIVMDNAIYGLTKGQTSPTSPRGHVTKSTPYGQSAQPLHPLAIVLASGASFVARGFSSQPKQLAELIKAGLEHRGFAFIHVLSPCVTFYDTYKLYKELVYNLPADHDPSDLDAAMHYAVESDRLPLGIFYRRPPLESLPGPTPKPFDTQAYLNRFRV, encoded by the coding sequence ATGACTACCGTACCAATCACTTCTACGCCTGTTGTGTTCAAAGCTGCCGATTACCGTAGCGATCTCAAGCCGATCTGGTGTCCGGGTTGCGGTGATTTTGGGGTGTTAGCCGCAATTCAGCAAGCGCTTGTTGCACTCCAGATCAATCCGAAAGATTTGGCAGTTGTCTCCGGTATCGGTTGTAGTTCGCGTTTACCGGGATTTTTGCAGGCGTATGGTTTGCATACTGTGCATGGCCGGGCTTTGCCGGCGGCGGTTGGCTTGAAGACCGCACGTCCCGACCTGACGGTAATGGCGGTTGGGGGTGATGGTGACTTTTTCAGTATTGGGTTGGGTCACTTACCTCATGCTGCGCGTCGCGATCTCGATATTACCGTAATCGTGATGGATAACGCAATCTATGGTTTAACGAAAGGTCAGACATCGCCGACGTCGCCGCGTGGTCACGTGACGAAGAGCACGCCGTATGGTCAGTCGGCGCAACCCTTGCACCCGCTGGCGATTGTCCTGGCGAGTGGCGCGTCGTTTGTTGCGCGCGGCTTTTCGAGTCAGCCCAAACAGTTGGCCGAATTGATCAAGGCCGGTCTTGAACATCGTGGTTTTGCCTTTATTCACGTCCTTAGCCCGTGTGTTACGTTTTACGATACCTACAAACTTTATAAAGAGCTGGTGTATAACTTACCGGCAGACCATGATCCGTCCGATCTCGACGCGGCAATGCATTACGCGGTCGAAAGTGATCGGTTACCGCTCGGTATTTTCTACCGCCGTCCGCCACTTGAGTCGTTACCTGGTCCGACTCCCAAGCCGTTTGATACACAGGCATATCTGAACCGTTTTCGGGTGTGA